The DNA sequence TGCTTGTATGGGCTCAAGTCGCCGAGTGCCAAGTACTGCTCCGTGGAATGCAAGGTGACGATCAAGCACTTCTTTTCAAACCAACCTCGTTGTTTCATGTTCTGCAAATTCGAAGAACATTTTCTCACATTTgggtccttttttttgttaggtTGAAGCTGCGTTGAAGATGAATGGAAGTGGAAGTATTACCGAGAAAGCAAAGAGGAAGCTAGAAACAATGTTAGAGGAGATTGCTCATGATGTTCACTCATTCAGAAAACgagcaagaaagcaaaaaaaaccGCAGAGAGCTTTGTCTCATTAAATTGATATTTTGTGTAAATTGGGAATGGGCTAATGGGTTTTGGTAAATatgattacttttccttttaatttcagTGGTATATTCCTAATACGaaacaattctaattttttcctcACATTTGAAGTGCAGTACTGcaacaattatatttttttcttgtattatgTGGCAGCGGTGCtggtgttttcttttattaagtaTTAGTTACATTAAACTCTGCTaatttaaaatgtgaataaTTTAACTAGATAAacataaaaatgtgaaaatatcaaGATTGcccactctcttttttttctttcttccttctgaTTCCGTGACCTAGGTTCAATTTTGCACACTAGGTATTTTCGGAAACCAAAAATGAGACGGATGTCCCAAATTTTCCCTTAAATATAAGCCAAATCAGAGGGAAAATGTATCAAACTTATACCCGCTGGATAAAAATATCATCACTTTTACTTGAGGAACAAAATTACCGATTGTCTTCCGGTTATAAATTTATGCATTTGTTGAAATCTAGCCCTTAAATAACTAGATTCACATGATTTTTTGGACCAGGACTCTTGTAAGCCACCCCATCAACTAAATCCATTAGCAAGAATTTTGGGCTAGACGGTTTCAATTTTGGCTAGCCATAGAAATTCTCTATCCGTCTATTTTTGGTAACCTCCAGTTTGATCGGGGAAACCACAGAAAATAAATCTGATAACGAGGGTTACAGGCTCGGTCAAGAGGAAAAACTATAATAATGTAGCTGCTAAAATTCATTTTGAATATTGAAAACCATTGGTCTTATCTCATTAGATCTGGCCATCTAGATGTATTTTAGTACATGTGTCACATATGTccattcttatttctttttaagCAAGTATAACTTTGAGAAGTGTTGTGGCCTATTCAACAAAATTAAGGACGATTAAATTTTTAAAGAGGAAAAGTTAATCTTACagaataattattaaaaacacCGCTAGTGTAAATATCTGAAATAAGCCGTTATATAATGGAATTAACCACTTGTAATACACAGGGACTTAATAGTGATCGATGCTATGATGTATGATGTCATAATTCGTGATCAAATGTGTTGAGATGTTAGAAAGAAGGATAGTCACTTGACTTGAAGCACAAGTTTTCTAAAACCACTTCGACAAGCCTATCACCAgagattgaaaaataatcttatAAATACCAAGCTACAATTCTCATTcgcattgtttttttttgtttttttttcttttaatgaaaaTGTTCCAGCAATTTTCCTTCTAACTAATGCGTTTGAAGAGAAGACTTGGAATTCTGtggactttttttattattattatgaagAACAAGATGAAGGTGGATTGCCTTTATGATTCCTTTTTTGAAATGACCAAGGGAGTAGTGAATTTAACTCAGAAAAATAAACATGTTTAATAAACCAATTTGGCTAACCCTCATTTTTCTCAAGTTCGTTACCCGGTTTTTATTCACATGTACTTAGCTAGATATAGAAAGATTGAATAAATAAATGTATGTACTAATTGATCTGAGTAATATTATGGGTgaaaatttgattattattttacaaactGATGTGATAAAATTATTAATGCAAGTATAAACAAATGAATCACACTTAAGCACGCAATAAAAGTATGCTAACATATCAATTCATAATATGATTTTGCTGATTCTAATGGACCAATAACAAAGACTCGTAAATACAACGTGAGTGCCAGTGACTCAGCGAGACTTATATAAAGGTAACGACTTCGATAATTTCACAGattaatgaataaaaaaaaagttacagtTTTATTTGTTGCCCAAAATTGATTTAccttgttttaaaaaaaaaatcagttagAACAATTTAAAATGGAAGAAATCCGTTTGAAAAtcacaatttatttttctctttttattgtttttgaaATGTATTGTAATCGCATTAATTGCCAGCATCTTCTTCGCTACTGcctcctctctttcttcttttgggatttccttcctctttttcaaattttgaagaagCGAGCCAAGCCGCGAAAATGGTGGTGACTAATAGATTGATGGTCTCGTCAGAAGATGATCAGGAGAAGTTTGTTCCGCAGTGGTTGAGGCCGATTACGGTTGCCAAGTTCTACAGCTCGTGCGAAACTCATCGCTCTAAAGAGCGCAACTACTACTGTAGAGTCTGCATGCTCTCTTTCTGCAAAGTTTGCAAGGAGCAACACGATCGCTCCAAGCACGAGATCCCAACGGTGATAATTTCCATTTAGAATCCTCTGCATCTCAGGACTttttaatggatttttttttttagttagtaGGGTTACGAAACTGTGCAATGCAATACTCTCTATCtttgcatgacaaggaaaactGGGAAATTAAGGTTACTTATCTTCATATTgaattctttctctttttctgattCTCTTTATGGGTTTTAATCTTCCCAGGTATATAAAACTTCATGCATGGCGTCCTTCAGAATAAAGGACCTGAAGCCGCTATGGGATATTTCTAGTATTCATCTGTATACTTTCAACGGGTGTTTGGTCGCCGTCATATACAAAAAGGGGATAGGGATCTCTCGTTCCTGCTATAAGAATCGCGTCGCGGAGTGCGAATCTTGCCGGTATGGGCTCAAGTTGCCGAGCGCCAAGTACTACTCCGTGGAATGCAAAGTGACGATCAAACACATCTCTTCAAAGCAACAGtgtttttttaatgttccaTAAATTCGAAGAACGTTTTGTCACATGTAGGTCGTTACTTTGCTTTTTGTAGGTTGAAGCCCCGCTAAGGATGGATGAAAGCATGGTTTTAATGAAAAGGCAAAGAGCAAGCTAGAGACAACAGTAGAGGAGATTGCTCACAATGTTCACTCAATCGAGAAACGAGCAAGAAAGCGGATAAAACCGCATAGAGCTTCGGTTCATTAGATTGATTCAAAGATTGGAAATTTGGTAAATTTGGTGTAAGTTTAGGATGGGCTAATGGTTTTGGTACATatggttaattttccttttaattttatggGTGTATTCTTAATACGGCTGATTGAAACTACTAAGATTTTCGTtatttttgtctctctctctctctctctctcttttatttttatttttattttttgtgtaggAGATAATAAGAGTGCTATTAGCACCCACTAGATCCGCCTTGTATTTAGAGAAATAAACTCTATTGATTTTTCCTCCCATTTGAAGTACAGTAATGCAACAATTATATATGTTTTTCTTGTCTTATGTGGAATCGGTGCTTGGGTTTTCTTTCGTAGGTATTAGTTACGTTAAACTCTGCTAATTTAGGTTCTACCGACCGAAAAGAGTTACTATTATTATTGTCGTTGTTGTCATTTGCTTATTAAttcaatttgtttattttgggaTTAATGCTTTCTCATGTTCCAAAGAGGTGGAAAACCAGCGTCGCTTTTGGTTCTCtcaataaaaaagtaaaagtagaacACCTTTTGTCTAATTAAGTGGATAAAATCGGTGCATGCTGAATATGATTATTTATGTAAAGATAAATCGACGCATTGTGCCTAAATAAGGGGGGCCATAAATGGAACAGAAACAAAACATTGACGCCATTAATCTCTTACTCCACCACGCCAAATGGGCACTTCGAAGATTGAGGCCCAAGCAATCATTGAAGAACCCCTCTTGCCACCGAAGATCTCAATTTTCAATGTAATGATTCTTAATAAAAGAGGGtagcaaaaaaattacaatgccgctaataaaaaatctcaatttaaaaaaaatggaacaacTAAAAATCGATGGAAATCACGTTTGGAAAATGCTAATCCTTCTTTtcgtaattaattttttttaaaaaaaattttacaaatgGGGATTGTTATCTCATTACTTGGCAACTGGAGATGATTGCCAATATATGACATCTAGCGAGTAACGGTAACTAAACCAATCCCATGTCATCAAATTGGAATTATTACGAAATATTCGCAAAATATAGTAAGTTTCGACTTCAAAGTGTTGTTTCCCGAACCGAGATCTTTTGCGCGTGGTGTGATGAAAATCTTGATATATCAGCATCTTGGATTGTATTTCCTGTTTCTTACTGATACTCAGTCCTCTCCACTCCTCGTTTCTTCTCTCTCGCGCAGTTTCCTTACATCTTCGCtgcccttctctctttctttttctgggaTTTCCTTCTTTCATCAAATTATAGAACCGAGCCGCGACAATGACATTGACAGATGCCATGATGGTCTCGTCAGGAGAAGATCAGGAGAAGGTCGTCCCCCGGTGGTTGAGGCCGCTCGTGGACGCCAAGTTTTACAGCTGGTGCGAGACTCATCGCTCCAAAGAGCGCAATTATTACTGTAGAGTTTGCATGCTTGCTTTGTGCAAAGATTGCAAGGAACAACATGATGGTTCCAAGCACGAGATCATCACGGTAATATTTCTCGTTTTGAATCGTCTTCGTCTCTATTATTTATAACGGCACTTTCTTTTCACAGTGGGTCGCAAAACTGTGCACTATTGTGCTTCGCTATCTTCGTTTGAACTGGGCAACGGGAAATTAGGGTTTCTTCTCCTTATGCTGAATTCTTTACCCTTTAgtttactttttgtttatggATTTTCACCTTCTCAGGCATATAAAGCTTCACACATGGCATCCTTCAGAAT is a window from the Rhodamnia argentea isolate NSW1041297 chromosome 8, ASM2092103v1, whole genome shotgun sequence genome containing:
- the LOC115745382 gene encoding uncharacterized protein LOC115745382 yields the protein MVVTNRLMVSSEDDQEKFVPQWLRPITVAKFYSSCETHRSKERNYYCRVCMLSFCKVCKEQHDRSKHEIPTVYKTSCMASFRIKDLKPLWDISSIHLYTFNGCLVAVIYKKGIGISRSCYKNRVAECESCRYGLKLPSAKYYSVECKVEAPLRMDESMVLMKRQRAS